From a region of the Theobroma cacao cultivar B97-61/B2 chromosome 8, Criollo_cocoa_genome_V2, whole genome shotgun sequence genome:
- the LOC18591908 gene encoding endo-1,4-beta-xylanase A isoform X1, translating to MRRLSICCFTTRKHKHSPQRFGETMENPQMKSDNANAENLNQNMISPIGNPAANIVVNHDFSNGLHSWHPNCCNGFVVSAESGNPGGLSAKSGGNYAVVTNRTECWQGLEQDITGRISPGSTYSVSACVGVSGPLSGSTDVLATLKLENQGSATSYLFIGKTSVSKERWGMVEGTFSLSTMPERLVFYLEGPPSGVELLIDSVVITCSSSSKSESSSIRWDIAGDENVVINPQFEDGLNNWSGRGCKVVLHDSMADGKIVPQLGKVFASATERTQSWNGIQQEITRRVQRKLAYNVAAVVRIFGNNVMTATVQATLWVQTPDRREQYIVIANVQATDKDWVQLQGKFLLNGSPSRVVIYLEGPPPGTDILVNALAVKHAEKVPPSSPPVIEDPNFGVNIITNSQLNDGTNGWFPLGNCNLSVGTGSPHILPPMARASLGAHEPLSGLYILVKNRTQTWMGPAQMITDKLKLFLTYQVSAWVRIGSGASGPQNVNVALGVDSQWVNGGQVEINDDRWHEIGGSFRIEKQPSKVMVYIQGPAAGVDLMVAGLQIFPVDRAARLKYLRRQTDKIRKRDVILKFSGAGSSSLLGTFVKVIQAQNSFPIGSCINRTNIDNEDFVDFFVKNFNWAVFGNELKWYWTEPQQGNFNYKDADDMLALCQNHKIETRGHCIFWEVQATVQQWIQALNKNDLMTAVQNRLTGLLTRYKGKFRHYDVNNEMMHGSFYQDRLGKDIRANMFKNANQLDPSATLFVNDYHVEDGCDTRSSPENYIEHILDLQEQGAPVGGIGIQGHIDSPVGPVVCSALDKLGILGLPIWFTELDVSSVNEYIRGEDLEVMLREAFAHPAVEGVMLWGFWELFMSRNDAHLVNAEGEINETGKRFLALKHEWLSHAHGHIDEQGQFEFRGFHGTYVVEVVTASKKSSKTFVVDKGDSPLIVSIAL from the exons ATGAGGCGGCTTTCCATTTGCTGCTTCACAACTCGAAAGCACAAGCATTCTCCTCAG AGATTCGGAGAAACAATGGAGAACCCACAGATGAAGTCTGACAACGCCAACGCTGAG AACTTGAACCAAAACATGATCAGTCCAATTGGTAATCCTGCTGCTAATATCGTAGTAAATCATGACTTCTCCAATGGGCTACACTCTTGGCATCCCAATTGCTGCAATGGCTTTGTAGTATCTGCTGAGTCTGGCAACCCAGGTGGATTGTCAGCAAAGTCAGGTGGTAATTATGCAGTTGTTACAAATCGCACGGAATGCTGGCAGGGCCTGGAGCAAGATATCACGGGTAGAATTTCACCAGGTTCCACATACTCAGTTTCTGCTTGTGTTGGAGTGTCAGGGCCTCTTTCAGGGTCTACTGATGTCTTGGCAACTTTGAAGCTGGAAAACCAGGGCTCAGCAACTAGCTATCTCTTCATTGGAAA AACCTCTGTGTCAAAGGAGAGGTGGGGAATGGTGGAAGGTACATTCTCATTATCAACCATGCCTGAACGGCTTGTATTTTATTTGGAAGGGCCTCCTTCTGGTGTTGAGCTGCTTATAGATTCAGTGGTCATCACCTGCTCCAGTTCAAGCAAGTCTGAG agTTCAAGCATAAGGTGGGACATTGCTGGAGATGAGAATGTTGTCATAAACCCTCAATTCGAAGATGGCCTCAACAACTGGTCTGGAAGAGGCTGCAAGGTTGTTTTACATGATTCTATGGCAGATGGGAAGATAGTCCCGCAATTGGGAAAAGTTTTTGCATCTGCGACAGAGCGCACACAGAGTTGGAATGGGATCCAGCAAGAGATTACCAGAAGAGTGCAGCGAAAGCTTGCTTATAATGTAGCAGCTGTGGTACGGATATTTGGTAACAATGTGATGACTGCTACTGTACAGGCCACATTATGGGTCCAAACACCAGATCGCCGAGAACAGTACATTGTAATTGCCAA TGTGCAGGCAACCGACAAGGATTGGGTGCAATTGCAGGGAAAGTTCCTTCTAAATGGTTCCCCATCAAGAGTAGTCATCTATTTAGAAGGTCCACCACCAGGTACCGACATCCTTGTCAATGCCTTAGCTGTAAAGCATGCTGAGAAAGTCCCTCCTTCATCTCCTCCAGTTATTGAG GATCCTAATTTTGGAGTTAATATAATTACAAACAGCCAACTAAATGACGGCACCAATGGATGGTTTCCTCTTGGTAACTGCAATTTGAGTGTTGGAACAGGCTCACCACATATACTCCCTCCAATGGCAAGAGCTTCCCTTGGTGCCCATGAACCTTTAAGTGGCCTGTATATCCTTGTGAAAAATCGCACACAGACTTGGATGGGCCCAGCTCAGATGATAACTGATAAGCTGAAACTTTTCTTGACATATCAAGTATCTGCTTGGGTTCGAATTGGTTCTGGAGCAAGTGGTCCTCAAAATGTGAATGTTGCACTTGGCGTGGACAGCCAGTGGGTAAATGGTGGACAAGTTGAGATTAATGATGATAGATGGCATGAAATTGGTGGTTCCTTTAGGATTGAGAAGCAACCATCCAAGGTTATGGTTTATATCCAGGGTCCAGCTGCAGGTGTTGATTTAATGGTAGCTGGACTTCAGATTTTCCCTGTTGATCGGGCGGCCAGGTTAAAATATTTGAGGAGACAAACTGATAAG ATCCGAAAGCGTGATGTCATCCTCAAATTCTCAGGAGCAGGTTCAAGCAGTTTGTTGGGCACCTTTGTGAAAGTCATACAGGCACAAAATAGTTTTCCCATAGGGTCTTGCATTAACAGAACAAATATAGACAATGAAGATTTTGTTGATTTCTTcgtgaaaaattttaactgGGCAGTGTTTGGAAATGAATTGAAGTGGTATTGGACAGAACCACAGCAAGGAaatttcaactacaaagaTGCTGATGATATGTTGGCTTTGTGTCAAAACCATAAAATAGAAACCCGAGGTCATTGTATTTTCTGGGAAGTACAGGCCACTGTCCAGCAATGGATTCAAGCACTGAACAAAAACGACTTGATGACAGCTGTTCAAAATCGTCTAACAGGCCTTCTCACCCGTTACAAGGGAAAGTTCAGGCACTATGATGTGAACAATGAGATGATGCATGGGTCATTTTATCAAGATCGATTGGGCAAAGATATCCGAGCAAACATGTTTAAGAATGCAAATCAGCTAGATCCATCTGCGACTTTATTTGTGAATGATTATCATGTTGAAGATGGATGTGACACCAGATCATCTCCCGaaaattatattgaacacATTCTTGATTTGCAGGAGCAAGGTGCACCTGTGGGAGGAATTGGAATTCAAGGACATATCGATAGTCCTGTGGGACCAGTTGTGTGTTCTGCTCTAGATAAATTAGGTATCCTTGGCCTTCCTATCTGGTTTACTGAGCTTGATGTGTCTTCTGTCAATGAATACATTAGAGGGGAGGATTTGGAAGTCATGCTTAGGGAAGCTTTTGCCCATCCTGCTGTGGAGGGTGTAATGCTGTGGGGATTCTGGGAATTGTTCATGAGCCGGAACGATGCACATTTGGTCAATGCAGAAGGTGAAATCAATGAAACTGGTAAACGATTTCTTGCTCTTAAACATGAGTGGTTGTCTCATGCTCATGGACATATAGATGAACAAGGACAGTTTGAATTCAGAGGCTTCCATGGGACATACGTTGTGGAAGTCGTGACTGCCTCCAAGAAGAGTTCAAAAACTTTTGTTGTTGACAAGGGTGACTCCCCACTGATCGTGTCCATAGCTTTGTGA
- the LOC18591905 gene encoding EPIDERMAL PATTERNING FACTOR-like protein 2, whose product MMSSSPNYVCCHRNRHLIISLLLLLVSSLTQVRFMAEGRPLSRLLLEVAQKGIEEEKALVMRSLIGSRPPRCERRCSSCPHCEAIQVPVTTQSENRRTRQFSAAIFSIAYSRGDDISNYKPMSWKCKCGNMIFNP is encoded by the exons atgatgagCAGCTCTCCAAATTATGTTTGTTGCCACAGAAATAGACACCTAATAATTTCCCTGCTGTTGCTCTTGGTTTCAAGCTTGACCCAAGTTAGATTCATGGCTGAAG GAAGGCCTCTTTCCAGGCTACTACTTGAGGTTGCCCAG AAAGGGATTGAAGAGGAGAAGGCATTGGTGATGAGAAGTCTAATAGGGTCAAGGCCACCAAGGTGTGAGAGAAGGTGCAGTTCCTGCCCGCACTGTGAGGCAATCCAAGTTCCTGTTACGACACAATCCGAAAACCGCAGAACCCGCCAATTCTCAGCTGCAATATTCTCAATTGCATACTCCAGAGGCGATGACATCTCCAACTACAAGCCCATGAGTTGGAAGTGCAAGTGTGGGAACATGATTTTCAATCCCTGA
- the LOC18591907 gene encoding LOW QUALITY PROTEIN: uncharacterized protein LOC18591907 (The sequence of the model RefSeq protein was modified relative to this genomic sequence to represent the inferred CDS: inserted 4 bases in 2 codons; substituted 2 bases at 2 genomic stop codons) encodes MEPFQTQHHFTFCHGVLLFSLPFLHWVLSVDTVFLPNIPALDSDPSLPLTNQSTRTGHLINGNNNIILNPTFEDGLSNWSGKGCKILLHESMGDGKVLPLYGKFFASATNRTESWNGIEQEITGRVQPKLAYEVTAVVRIYGGNVTNAGIQATLWVQSPDIHDQYIRIAILQATDKDWVQLQGKFLLNGSPLRAIIFLEGPPPGTDILINSLVVKHAEKVPPSLRPIMKGEAFGVNIIENSNVDDGINGWIPLGDCTLSIGIGSPIELPXGLNECLSGRYILVTNRTETWMGPAQMISGKLKLYLTYQVSAXVRIGPGSTSPQIVNVALGVDGNWVNGGQVEFNDERWHEVGGSFRIEKQPSNIMVYVQDPAAGVDLMVAGLCIFPVDRRGRLKFLKKQTDKIRKRDVIVKFAKSEVINVSGGFVKVKQTRNSFPFGSCMTRRSIDNEDLVRFLVKNFNWVVFGNELKWSWTEPQQGNLNYKDADELLEFCKNNNLEIRGHCIFWEVEYAIQPWVQSLNKRGLITAIENRLTDLLTRYXGKFRHYDVDNEMLRGSFYKDRLGEDIQANMFKTSHQLDPSAILFVNDYHIEDGSDVRSSPEEYIXELDLQQQGAPVGHIDSPVGPVVSSALDKLGTLGFPIWFTELDVSSTNEFVRADDLEVMLREAFPHPAVEGIILYGFWELYMSRENAHLVNAEDKINAAGKRYLALKKEWLTHAPGHIDAQGEFRFRGFYGTYKIEISSPTKKINRTFVVDKGESPLAINIDL; translated from the exons ATGGAGCCTTTCCAAACCCAGCACCATTTCACATTCTGTCATGGAGttctccttttctctcttccttttctgCATTGGGTTCTCTCTGTAGATACTGTTTTTCTGCCAAATATACCGGCATTGGACTCAGACCCTTCCTTGCCCCTCACCAATCAG AGTACAAGAACAGGCCATCTCATCAATGGAAATAATAACATCATACTAAACCCTACATTTGAGGATGGCCTTAGTAATTGGTCTGGCAAGGGCTGCAAGATTCTTTTGCATGAGTCAATGGGAGACGGAAAAGTCCTTCCACTATATGGAAAGTTCTTTGCTTCTGCAACAAATCGTACAGAGAGTTGGAATGGGATTGAGCAGGAGATCACAGGAAGAGTGCAACCAAAGCTTGCTTATGAGGTTACTGCTGTTGTTCGGATATATGGTGGGAATGTCACCAATGCTGGAATACAGGCCACATTATGGGTCCAAAGCCCAGATATTCATGATCAGTACATTAGAATTGCAAT TTTACAGGCAACAGACAAAGATTGGGTGCAGTTGCAGGGGAAATTCCTCCTTAATGGTTCCCCTTTAAGAGCAATTATATTTCTAGAAGGTCCTCCTCCTGGCACTGATATTCTTATTAATAGTTTGGTTGTCAAGCATGCTGAGAAGGTTCCCCCTTCACTTCGACCAATCATGAAG GGTGAAGCTTTTGGAGTGAATATAATTGAGAACAGCAATGTCGATGATGGGATTAATGGATGGATTCCTCTAGGTGATTGCACTTTAAGCATAGGGATTGGTTCACCAATTGAACTCCC TGGACTTAATGAGTGTCTAAGTGGACGCTACATACTTGTAACAAACCGGACAGAAACTTGGATGGGTCCTGCACAGATGATCAGTGGCAAACTGAAACTCTACTTGACATATCAAGTATCTGCTTGAGTTAGAATTGGTCCTGGATCTACTAGTCCTCAGATAGTCAATGTTGCACTTGGTGTTGATGGGAATTGGGTCAATGGAGGCCAGGTTGAGTTTAATGATGAAAGGTGGCATGAAGTTGGTGGGTCCTTTAGAATCGAGAAGCAACCATCTAATATTATGGTTTATGTACAAGATCCTGCTGCTGGTGTTGACTTAATGGTTGCTGGACTTTGTATTTTCCCTGTTGACAGAAGGGGAaggttgaaatttttgaaaaagcaAACTGATAAG ATACGTAAACGTGATGTCATTGTAAAGTTCGCAAAATCAGAAGTAATCAATGTCAGTGGTGGCTTTGTGAAAGTGAAACAAACACGAAACAGTTTTCCTTTTGGCTCATGCATGACAAGAAGAAGCATAGACAATGAAGACTTGGTTCGTTTcttggtaaaaaattttaactggGTTGTGTTTGGAAATGAATTAAAGTGGTCCTGGACAGAACCACAACAAGGTAACCTTAACTATAAGGATGCTGATGAGCTCTTGGAATTTTGTAAGAACAACAACTTGGAAATTCGAGGCCACTGCATCTTCTGGGAGGTGGAATATGCAATACAACCATGGGTCCAGTCACTTAACAAGCGTGGTTTGATTACAGCCATTGAAAACCGTCTAACCGACCTTCTCACACGTTACTAGGGAAAATTTAGGCACTATGATGTAGATAATGAGATGCTGCGTGGATCTTTCTATAAAGATAGACTGGGTGAAGATATCCAAGCGAACATGTTCAAAACATCCCATCAACTGGACCCATCCGCCATCCTTTTTGTTAATGATTATCACATTGAGGATGGATCTGATGTTAGATCATCACCAGAGGAATACAT GGAACTTGATCTGCAACAGCAAGGTGCTCCTGTGGGACACATTGACAGTCCGGTGGGGCCAGTTGTTAGTTCTGCCCTGGATAAGTTAGGTACGCTTGGTTTTCCAATCTGGTTTACAGAGCTTGATGTGTCTTCCACCAATGAGTTTGTTAGAGCAGATGACTTGGAAGTAATGCTGCGTGAAGCATTTCCCCATCCTGCAGTGGAAGGCATAATTCTATATGGATTTTGGGAGTTGTACATGTCCAGAGAAAATGCACATTTAGTGAATGCAGAAGATAAGATCAATGCTGCTGGTAAGAGGTATCTTGCTCTTAAGAAAGAGTGGTTGACTCATGCTCCTGGTCATATCGATGCGCAAGGTGAATTTAGATTTCGAGGCTTTTATGGAACATACAAGATAGAAATCAGTTCCCCTACCAAGAAAATCAACAGGACCTTTGTTGTTGACAAGGGAGAATCGCCTTTGGCGATTAACATTGACCTATAG
- the LOC18591908 gene encoding endo-1,4-beta-xylanase A isoform X2, translating to MENPQMKSDNANAENLNQNMISPIGNPAANIVVNHDFSNGLHSWHPNCCNGFVVSAESGNPGGLSAKSGGNYAVVTNRTECWQGLEQDITGRISPGSTYSVSACVGVSGPLSGSTDVLATLKLENQGSATSYLFIGKTSVSKERWGMVEGTFSLSTMPERLVFYLEGPPSGVELLIDSVVITCSSSSKSESSSIRWDIAGDENVVINPQFEDGLNNWSGRGCKVVLHDSMADGKIVPQLGKVFASATERTQSWNGIQQEITRRVQRKLAYNVAAVVRIFGNNVMTATVQATLWVQTPDRREQYIVIANVQATDKDWVQLQGKFLLNGSPSRVVIYLEGPPPGTDILVNALAVKHAEKVPPSSPPVIEDPNFGVNIITNSQLNDGTNGWFPLGNCNLSVGTGSPHILPPMARASLGAHEPLSGLYILVKNRTQTWMGPAQMITDKLKLFLTYQVSAWVRIGSGASGPQNVNVALGVDSQWVNGGQVEINDDRWHEIGGSFRIEKQPSKVMVYIQGPAAGVDLMVAGLQIFPVDRAARLKYLRRQTDKIRKRDVILKFSGAGSSSLLGTFVKVIQAQNSFPIGSCINRTNIDNEDFVDFFVKNFNWAVFGNELKWYWTEPQQGNFNYKDADDMLALCQNHKIETRGHCIFWEVQATVQQWIQALNKNDLMTAVQNRLTGLLTRYKGKFRHYDVNNEMMHGSFYQDRLGKDIRANMFKNANQLDPSATLFVNDYHVEDGCDTRSSPENYIEHILDLQEQGAPVGGIGIQGHIDSPVGPVVCSALDKLGILGLPIWFTELDVSSVNEYIRGEDLEVMLREAFAHPAVEGVMLWGFWELFMSRNDAHLVNAEGEINETGKRFLALKHEWLSHAHGHIDEQGQFEFRGFHGTYVVEVVTASKKSSKTFVVDKGDSPLIVSIAL from the exons ATGGAGAACCCACAGATGAAGTCTGACAACGCCAACGCTGAG AACTTGAACCAAAACATGATCAGTCCAATTGGTAATCCTGCTGCTAATATCGTAGTAAATCATGACTTCTCCAATGGGCTACACTCTTGGCATCCCAATTGCTGCAATGGCTTTGTAGTATCTGCTGAGTCTGGCAACCCAGGTGGATTGTCAGCAAAGTCAGGTGGTAATTATGCAGTTGTTACAAATCGCACGGAATGCTGGCAGGGCCTGGAGCAAGATATCACGGGTAGAATTTCACCAGGTTCCACATACTCAGTTTCTGCTTGTGTTGGAGTGTCAGGGCCTCTTTCAGGGTCTACTGATGTCTTGGCAACTTTGAAGCTGGAAAACCAGGGCTCAGCAACTAGCTATCTCTTCATTGGAAA AACCTCTGTGTCAAAGGAGAGGTGGGGAATGGTGGAAGGTACATTCTCATTATCAACCATGCCTGAACGGCTTGTATTTTATTTGGAAGGGCCTCCTTCTGGTGTTGAGCTGCTTATAGATTCAGTGGTCATCACCTGCTCCAGTTCAAGCAAGTCTGAG agTTCAAGCATAAGGTGGGACATTGCTGGAGATGAGAATGTTGTCATAAACCCTCAATTCGAAGATGGCCTCAACAACTGGTCTGGAAGAGGCTGCAAGGTTGTTTTACATGATTCTATGGCAGATGGGAAGATAGTCCCGCAATTGGGAAAAGTTTTTGCATCTGCGACAGAGCGCACACAGAGTTGGAATGGGATCCAGCAAGAGATTACCAGAAGAGTGCAGCGAAAGCTTGCTTATAATGTAGCAGCTGTGGTACGGATATTTGGTAACAATGTGATGACTGCTACTGTACAGGCCACATTATGGGTCCAAACACCAGATCGCCGAGAACAGTACATTGTAATTGCCAA TGTGCAGGCAACCGACAAGGATTGGGTGCAATTGCAGGGAAAGTTCCTTCTAAATGGTTCCCCATCAAGAGTAGTCATCTATTTAGAAGGTCCACCACCAGGTACCGACATCCTTGTCAATGCCTTAGCTGTAAAGCATGCTGAGAAAGTCCCTCCTTCATCTCCTCCAGTTATTGAG GATCCTAATTTTGGAGTTAATATAATTACAAACAGCCAACTAAATGACGGCACCAATGGATGGTTTCCTCTTGGTAACTGCAATTTGAGTGTTGGAACAGGCTCACCACATATACTCCCTCCAATGGCAAGAGCTTCCCTTGGTGCCCATGAACCTTTAAGTGGCCTGTATATCCTTGTGAAAAATCGCACACAGACTTGGATGGGCCCAGCTCAGATGATAACTGATAAGCTGAAACTTTTCTTGACATATCAAGTATCTGCTTGGGTTCGAATTGGTTCTGGAGCAAGTGGTCCTCAAAATGTGAATGTTGCACTTGGCGTGGACAGCCAGTGGGTAAATGGTGGACAAGTTGAGATTAATGATGATAGATGGCATGAAATTGGTGGTTCCTTTAGGATTGAGAAGCAACCATCCAAGGTTATGGTTTATATCCAGGGTCCAGCTGCAGGTGTTGATTTAATGGTAGCTGGACTTCAGATTTTCCCTGTTGATCGGGCGGCCAGGTTAAAATATTTGAGGAGACAAACTGATAAG ATCCGAAAGCGTGATGTCATCCTCAAATTCTCAGGAGCAGGTTCAAGCAGTTTGTTGGGCACCTTTGTGAAAGTCATACAGGCACAAAATAGTTTTCCCATAGGGTCTTGCATTAACAGAACAAATATAGACAATGAAGATTTTGTTGATTTCTTcgtgaaaaattttaactgGGCAGTGTTTGGAAATGAATTGAAGTGGTATTGGACAGAACCACAGCAAGGAaatttcaactacaaagaTGCTGATGATATGTTGGCTTTGTGTCAAAACCATAAAATAGAAACCCGAGGTCATTGTATTTTCTGGGAAGTACAGGCCACTGTCCAGCAATGGATTCAAGCACTGAACAAAAACGACTTGATGACAGCTGTTCAAAATCGTCTAACAGGCCTTCTCACCCGTTACAAGGGAAAGTTCAGGCACTATGATGTGAACAATGAGATGATGCATGGGTCATTTTATCAAGATCGATTGGGCAAAGATATCCGAGCAAACATGTTTAAGAATGCAAATCAGCTAGATCCATCTGCGACTTTATTTGTGAATGATTATCATGTTGAAGATGGATGTGACACCAGATCATCTCCCGaaaattatattgaacacATTCTTGATTTGCAGGAGCAAGGTGCACCTGTGGGAGGAATTGGAATTCAAGGACATATCGATAGTCCTGTGGGACCAGTTGTGTGTTCTGCTCTAGATAAATTAGGTATCCTTGGCCTTCCTATCTGGTTTACTGAGCTTGATGTGTCTTCTGTCAATGAATACATTAGAGGGGAGGATTTGGAAGTCATGCTTAGGGAAGCTTTTGCCCATCCTGCTGTGGAGGGTGTAATGCTGTGGGGATTCTGGGAATTGTTCATGAGCCGGAACGATGCACATTTGGTCAATGCAGAAGGTGAAATCAATGAAACTGGTAAACGATTTCTTGCTCTTAAACATGAGTGGTTGTCTCATGCTCATGGACATATAGATGAACAAGGACAGTTTGAATTCAGAGGCTTCCATGGGACATACGTTGTGGAAGTCGTGACTGCCTCCAAGAAGAGTTCAAAAACTTTTGTTGTTGACAAGGGTGACTCCCCACTGATCGTGTCCATAGCTTTGTGA
- the LOC18591906 gene encoding uncharacterized protein LOC18591906, translated as MEGDSSRVREKEVDDAEGIKDGNENNNNKKKRKQKKKKKKRRSSSLVRFGCLRMESDENGGVDMEVEFPGERNDPTHLVIMVNGIIGSAQNWTYAAKQFLKKYPEDVIVHCSERNSSMLTFDGVNVMGDRLAEEVKYVISRHPSVQKISFVGHSLGGLVARYAIARLYAQDLTRELSQTNGDCGTDHLGDSCPENKFKGKIAGLEPINFITFASPHLGSRWHKQIPLLCGSHALEKVAARTSWLLGRTGKHLFLTDGKEGKPPLLLQMVSDCEDLKFMSALQSFRRRVAYANASFDHIVGWSTSSLRRRNELPKIKHLPRGDKYPHIVNVETAKTATLDEVPSEAKVNGQEKINMEEEMIRGLTKVSWERVDVYFKGSRQRLLAHSTIQVKNYWVNSDGADVVEHMIDNFLL; from the exons ATGGAGGGAGACTCTAGCAGGGTACGAGAGAAGGAAGTTGATGACGCAGAAGGGATCAAGGATGGAAACGAGAACAACAATAACAAGAAGAAGCGGaagcagaagaagaagaagaagaagagaagatcGTCGAGTTTGGTGAGATTTGGATGCTTGAGAATGGAATCTGATGAGAACGGAGGTGTTGACATGGAAGTCGAGTTTCCGGGAGAGCGTAATGATCCTACTCATCTAGTTATCATGGTTAATGGCATCATTGGCAG TGCTCAGAATTGGACATACGCAGCAAAGCAGTTTTTGAAGAAGTATCCGGAAGATGTTATTGTTCACT GCAGTGAACGCAATTCTTCAATGTTGACATTCGATGGCGTCAATGTAATGGGCGACAGATTAGCAGAGGAG GTTAAATATGTCATAAGCCGTCACCCAAGTGTTCAGAAGATATCTTTTGTCGGTCATTCATTAGGTGGCCTTGTAGCAAGGTATGCCATTGCGCGGCTTTATGCACAAGATCTCACTCGAGAACTTTCTCAAACAAATGGAGATTGTGGAACTGATCATTTGGGAGATTCATGCCctgaaaacaaattcaaagGCAAAATTGCTGGACTAGAGCCCATTAATTTCATAACATTTGCAAGTCCGCACCTTGGTTCTCGGTGGCATAAACAG ATTCCATTGTTATGTGGCTCCCATGCACTGGAAAAAGTTGCTGCTCGCACATCTTGGTTACTTGGTAGAACTGGGAAACATTTGTTTTTGACTGATGGAAAGGAGGGAAAACCTCCTCTTCTTCTCCAGATGGTTAGCGATTGTGAAGATCTTAAATTTAT GTCTGCTCTGCAGTCCTTCAGGCGTCGTGTTGCGTATGCAAATGCAAGTTTCGACC ATATTGTTGGGTGGAGTACCTCTTCCTTACGGCGTCGAAATGAGCTTCCAAAG ATTAAACATCTTCCAAGAGGTGACAAATACCCGCATATCGTAAATGTGGAGACAGCAAAAACTGCCACTCTTGATGAAGTCCCTTCAGAGGCCAAAGTCAATGGACAAGAGAAGATAAACATGGAAG AGGAAATGATCAGGGGCTTAACAAAAGTGAGCTGGGAGCGGGTTGATGTTTACTTCAAAGGAAGTCGACAAAGACTTCTTGCACACAGCACCATTCAG GTGAAAAACTACTGGGTTAATTCTGATGGAGCTGATGTAGTCGAACACATGATTGACAATTTTCTGTTATAA